Proteins encoded in a region of the Photobacterium profundum SS9 genome:
- a CDS encoding methyltransferase yields MAGYAQQFRQLDDVLSRNKAFWQFMPFAEKDCVWLQTHPEMCAWLNSLNEQQLEELNADSDKLVAALSCWIPDAAVLHQLSLCQPLASMDIDVPYGLNTGIPGRKWTQINAFNAALPRLQLPWLEWCAGKGYLGRILAATHDMPVTSLEWQQQLCVDGEASAKQLKLPIHFVQADAFDESSDPHIQSKQHAVALHACGDLHVSLLQRVVERQGAAVSVSPCCYHLIRSEIYQPLSYTAKQSTISLNKHDLRLPLQETVTAGKRIRRQRFLEVSFRLGFDSLQRHLLDNDEYLPVPNVHKALLNEGFVAFCLWAAEKKNIELRPNIDFEYWQQEGERRHGIIERMELVRQLFRRPLEMWLVLDRVCYLEQSNYDVSLGTFCDKPVTPRNILIHAERKDS; encoded by the coding sequence ATGGCTGGCTATGCCCAACAATTTCGACAACTTGATGATGTACTGTCGAGAAATAAAGCGTTTTGGCAATTTATGCCTTTTGCTGAAAAAGACTGTGTATGGTTGCAAACACACCCCGAGATGTGTGCATGGCTGAACAGCTTAAATGAGCAACAACTTGAAGAATTAAATGCAGATAGTGATAAATTGGTCGCCGCTTTATCCTGCTGGATTCCAGACGCTGCTGTGTTGCACCAATTATCGCTATGCCAACCATTAGCATCAATGGATATCGATGTGCCCTATGGCTTAAATACGGGTATTCCAGGGCGAAAGTGGACTCAAATAAATGCTTTTAATGCGGCATTACCACGTTTGCAATTACCTTGGTTAGAGTGGTGTGCAGGTAAAGGGTATCTTGGCCGTATTTTAGCGGCAACCCATGATATGCCAGTCACGAGTTTGGAGTGGCAGCAACAGCTTTGTGTTGATGGTGAAGCATCTGCTAAGCAACTTAAATTACCGATTCATTTTGTACAAGCTGATGCATTTGATGAGAGTAGTGATCCTCATATTCAATCCAAACAACATGCTGTTGCACTACACGCATGTGGTGATCTACATGTGTCGCTATTACAGCGAGTGGTAGAGCGACAAGGTGCTGCGGTAAGTGTGTCGCCGTGTTGTTATCATTTAATTCGGTCTGAAATATACCAACCGCTTTCGTATACAGCGAAACAAAGTACGATTTCCCTAAACAAACACGATTTACGTTTACCATTACAAGAAACGGTTACTGCAGGGAAGCGTATTCGACGCCAACGTTTTTTAGAAGTCAGTTTTCGTTTAGGCTTTGACTCGTTACAGCGGCATCTGCTAGATAACGATGAATATTTACCCGTTCCCAATGTACATAAAGCATTATTAAATGAAGGTTTTGTTGCATTTTGCCTATGGGCTGCTGAGAAGAAAAATATAGAGCTAAGACCAAATATTGATTTTGAATATTGGCAGCAAGAAGGTGAACGACGACATGGCATTATTGAACGAATGGAATTAGTTCGTCAGCTATTTCGACGCCCGCTAGAAATGTGGCTAGTCCTTGATCGTGTTTGTTATTTAGAGCAGTCAAATTATGACGTATCCCTAGGCACATTCTGTGATAAACCGGTAACACCACGAAATATACTTATTCATGCTGAGCGTAAAGATAGCTAG
- the cysB gene encoding HTH-type transcriptional regulator CysB has product MKLQQIRYIVEIVDHNLNVSSTAESLYTSQPGISKQVRLLEDELGVQIFERSGKHLTKVTPAGVDIVRISRDILSRVESIKAVAGEHTHPEIGTLNIATTHTQARYALPHVIKYFTARYPKVSLHMHQGTPSQIADAVGNGTTDFAIATEALHLYQDIIMLPCYHWNRSIVVRADHPLAKKADITIHDLAAYSLVTYVFGFTGRSELDSAFNRSGLTPRIVFTATDADVIKTYVRLGIGVGVIASMAMDPEVDSDLVKIDASHIFEASTTNIGFKKGTFLRAYMYDFMERFAPHLTRETVDQAVALKTNEDIEALFASMDLPVR; this is encoded by the coding sequence ATGAAATTACAACAAATAAGATATATCGTTGAGATTGTGGACCATAATCTTAATGTTTCCTCTACTGCAGAGAGTTTATATACGTCACAGCCTGGCATCAGTAAGCAAGTACGTTTACTGGAAGATGAGCTAGGTGTTCAAATTTTTGAACGCAGCGGTAAGCACTTAACAAAAGTGACTCCTGCAGGTGTTGATATAGTACGTATTTCTCGTGATATTTTATCTCGAGTTGAAAGTATTAAAGCCGTTGCCGGTGAGCATACTCATCCTGAAATAGGTACATTAAATATAGCAACGACACATACCCAAGCTCGTTATGCATTACCTCATGTTATTAAGTATTTTACGGCTCGATATCCCAAAGTGTCGTTACACATGCATCAAGGTACGCCTTCACAGATAGCAGATGCTGTCGGTAATGGTACGACAGATTTTGCTATCGCAACTGAAGCTCTGCATTTATATCAAGATATAATTATGTTGCCTTGTTATCACTGGAATCGTTCGATTGTTGTCAGAGCTGATCACCCATTAGCGAAAAAAGCAGATATTACTATTCATGATTTAGCCGCTTATTCGTTGGTGACCTATGTGTTTGGTTTTACGGGGCGTTCTGAGCTTGATAGTGCATTTAATCGTTCTGGTTTAACACCGCGAATTGTTTTTACAGCAACCGATGCAGACGTTATTAAAACCTATGTACGCTTAGGTATTGGTGTTGGTGTTATTGCAAGTATGGCGATGGATCCTGAGGTGGATAGCGATCTTGTTAAGATTGATGCGAGTCATATCTTTGAAGCAAGCACGACTAACATTGGCTTTAAGAAAGGTACATTTTTACGTGCCTATATGTATGATTTTATGGAACGCTTTGCTCCGCATTTAACACGTGAAACGGTTGATCAAGCCGTTGCATTGAAAACGAATGAAGATATTGAAGCCTTGTTTGCAAGTATGGATTTACCTGTACGCTAA